In Flavobacteriales bacterium, one genomic interval encodes:
- a CDS encoding Rieske (2Fe-2S) protein codes for RGKTLLVDKLEVLDKPFFVVKVEGEKAPVYIVKRENGLYEGFLMLCTHKLCELKATGTFLTCPCHGSEFSNEGKVLNGPATKDLARYKVASDDKNIILMLK; via the coding sequence AAGGGGAAAGACTTTACTTGTAGATAAATTAGAAGTCCTTGATAAGCCCTTTTTTGTTGTGAAGGTGGAAGGGGAGAAGGCTCCAGTTTATATTGTTAAAAGAGAGAATGGATTGTACGAAGGCTTTCTTATGCTGTGCACGCATAAGTTATGTGAATTGAAAGCTACCGGTACGTTTTTAACTTGCCCGTGCCATGGTAGTGAGTTCTCGAATGAAGGTAAAGTATTGAATGGTCCCGCTACGAAAGACCTAGCTAGATATAAAGTAGCAAGTGATGACAAGAATATAATTTTAATGTTGAAATGA